One Planctomycetota bacterium DNA segment encodes these proteins:
- the mutS gene encoding DNA mismatch repair protein MutS yields the protein MSSIPLMEQYQKVKKRYPEEIVFFRLGDFYEMFYDDAKTASKILEITLTSRYKGDKSVPMAGIPYHSATPYIRKLLKAGYKIAVCEQLEEADNASGKLVERDVIRVITPGTLVEDSLLETQDNNFLAALNITKNKTGLSWVDVSTGVFKVAEGTLQEILTELNRLNPSEYLVPENSVSEFPKIIDRSKTSLSGSLTSFPGWAFDHDSAYKSLTNHFGTAGLGGFGCEDYTAGIGAAGAIIEYLHRTQAEPSSVESSLATSGLKHITRLEPFIRTNHLMIDRSTQSSLELVRTMRGEENNSLLAIMNKTTTGMGARLLKEWILRPLRNIEPINQRLSVVEWFLLSPQKRRIIQKELKNINDIERIVGRLGTGKANPRDMVGLKTTLLSLPAVKKQLAAETENPPLLRNIIEGLDPLPELTDFINKAIVDDPPLAITEGRIIKTGFDAELDKIRSTSREGKQWIARFQSDEIKRTGISSLKVGFNNIFGYYIEITNPHKDKIPADYIRKQTLKNAERYITPQLKDYETQVLHADERANKMEYELFKAIRDKVSKYITALQKVASAIAELDVLLSFAQIAQENNYCKPTLTDETGIKIIEGRHPVIEKVAQVKFIPNDTLLDNEKNRILLITGPNMAGKSTYIRQVALIALMAQMGSFVPAREAEIGIVDRIFTRVGASDELAKGASTFMVEMNETSHILNNATKQSLIILDEVGRGTSTFDGVSIAWAITEYIHDHLGSRTLFATHYHELTELALLLPAVKNYHVEVKEWKTKNGEEIVFLHKIAAGGTDKSYGIQVARLAGLPKSVVERARLILTNLEAQTLNEKDQPRFAPIDAKKITPTDPFQLALFQSKPSPVIKMIKELDLDNLTPLEALAKLQELKDKLKD from the coding sequence ACAACTGGAAGAGGCGGATAACGCTTCCGGTAAATTGGTCGAGCGGGATGTCATCCGCGTTATCACGCCCGGCACGCTGGTCGAAGACAGCCTCCTTGAAACACAGGATAATAATTTCCTGGCAGCACTTAATATAACGAAAAATAAAACAGGGTTGTCATGGGTGGATGTTTCTACCGGTGTCTTTAAAGTAGCTGAAGGCACACTTCAAGAAATACTTACTGAGCTTAACCGGCTAAACCCTTCCGAATACCTGGTGCCGGAAAATTCGGTGAGTGAGTTCCCGAAAATAATCGACCGCTCGAAAACCAGTCTTTCGGGTTCGCTTACCTCTTTTCCGGGATGGGCATTCGACCATGACAGCGCGTATAAGTCACTGACCAATCATTTCGGCACCGCCGGTTTGGGCGGTTTCGGGTGCGAGGATTACACCGCCGGAATCGGCGCGGCAGGAGCCATTATCGAATACCTGCATCGCACCCAGGCAGAACCGTCTTCCGTGGAAAGCTCGCTGGCTACCTCCGGATTAAAACATATTACGCGCCTTGAACCTTTTATCAGGACAAATCACCTGATGATTGACCGCTCTACGCAATCTTCCCTGGAGCTGGTCAGGACAATGCGGGGTGAAGAAAATAATTCGCTCCTAGCAATCATGAATAAAACTACCACCGGCATGGGCGCGAGGCTTCTTAAGGAATGGATTTTACGCCCATTGAGGAATATCGAACCGATAAACCAGCGCCTCTCCGTAGTAGAATGGTTCCTTTTATCACCTCAAAAGAGGCGGATAATCCAGAAGGAACTGAAAAACATCAATGACATTGAAAGAATCGTCGGCAGGCTCGGCACAGGCAAGGCGAACCCACGTGATATGGTGGGATTAAAAACCACGCTATTATCACTGCCTGCAGTAAAAAAGCAGTTGGCTGCCGAAACCGAAAACCCCCCGCTATTAAGAAACATCATTGAAGGACTCGACCCGTTGCCGGAGTTAACTGATTTCATCAATAAAGCCATCGTTGACGATCCACCGCTTGCCATAACCGAAGGCAGGATAATAAAAACCGGATTTGACGCGGAGCTTGATAAAATCCGTTCCACCTCGCGCGAAGGCAAACAGTGGATTGCGCGTTTCCAGTCTGATGAAATAAAAAGGACCGGTATTTCATCTCTAAAGGTTGGATTCAATAACATCTTCGGCTATTATATCGAGATAACCAATCCGCATAAGGACAAAATCCCGGCAGATTACATCAGGAAGCAGACCCTGAAAAACGCCGAGCGCTACATCACTCCGCAGCTCAAGGATTATGAAACGCAGGTTCTGCACGCGGACGAACGGGCTAATAAGATGGAATACGAACTCTTTAAAGCAATACGGGATAAGGTCAGCAAATATATCACTGCTCTCCAAAAGGTTGCCTCTGCCATTGCCGAACTGGATGTTTTATTATCTTTCGCCCAGATTGCACAGGAAAATAATTATTGTAAGCCGACTCTGACAGATGAAACAGGCATAAAAATAATCGAAGGGCGTCATCCGGTAATCGAAAAAGTGGCGCAGGTTAAATTTATCCCGAATGACACGCTCCTGGATAACGAGAAAAACCGGATACTTCTCATAACCGGGCCGAACATGGCGGGAAAATCGACCTATATCAGGCAGGTCGCGTTAATCGCCTTAATGGCACAAATGGGCAGTTTCGTGCCGGCGCGCGAGGCGGAAATAGGAATCGTCGATCGAATATTCACCCGGGTAGGAGCTTCGGATGAATTGGCAAAAGGAGCCAGCACCTTTATGGTGGAAATGAACGAGACTTCCCACATCCTGAATAACGCCACAAAGCAAAGCCTGATTATCCTTGATGAGGTCGGACGTGGAACGAGCACCTTTGACGGAGTAAGCATTGCCTGGGCGATTACCGAATATATCCACGACCATTTAGGCAGCCGCACGCTCTTTGCCACGCATTACCACGAGCTAACCGAACTCGCCCTGCTTCTACCGGCGGTTAAGAACTATCACGTCGAGGTAAAGGAATGGAAAACCAAGAACGGAGAGGAAATCGTCTTCTTACATAAAATAGCCGCAGGCGGGACGGATAAAAGCTACGGGATTCAAGTCGCGCGGCTGGCGGGCCTGCCAAAATCCGTAGTCGAACGCGCCCGTTTGATACTGACCAATCTTGAGGCACAGACATTAAACGAAAAAGACCAGCCAAGATTTGCGCCGATCGATGCTAAGAAAATTACCCCGACCGACCCGTTCCAGCTTGCTTTATTCCAATCAAAGCCATCACCGGTCATAAAGATGATTAAAGAACTTGACCTGGATAACCTCACGCCCCTGGAAGCGCTTGCAAAACTCCAGGAACTAAAAGATAAACTGAAGGATTAA
- the otsB gene encoding trehalose-phosphatase — MPPMSQYALKSKRLGKLMRDARHIVLGLDFDGTLTPIIKDPGKAHLGKDVKELLKMISRNRRITLAVISGRALSDVIHRVGLRNIFYSGNHGFEVYAPARGIIIRYGHLAYENMVKIGRVLAKELLKIPKIIIEQKGITSSVHYRAVNEKFIPEILEITRNVRRKIDPSVRLTYGKKVVEIRPSINAINKGEAFRFIANSVKAGGKLLVYIGDDKTDEDAFNLLKRRGVGIYVGSKLHNTSAHFYLKDTNDVKVFLASLL, encoded by the coding sequence ATGCCACCTATGTCGCAATACGCCTTAAAATCCAAACGGCTTGGCAAACTAATGCGCGATGCGCGCCACATCGTTCTTGGACTGGATTTTGACGGCACTTTGACTCCTATTATCAAAGATCCGGGGAAAGCACATCTTGGTAAAGACGTTAAAGAATTGTTGAAAATGATTAGTCGTAACCGCCGGATAACTCTTGCCGTCATTTCCGGCAGGGCATTAAGCGATGTTATACATCGTGTCGGTTTAAGAAATATTTTTTACAGCGGTAACCACGGTTTTGAAGTGTATGCGCCTGCTCGCGGAATTATAATTCGGTACGGTCACCTGGCGTATGAAAATATGGTAAAGATAGGGCGTGTATTGGCTAAAGAACTTCTTAAGATTCCCAAAATAATAATAGAACAAAAGGGCATCACTTCTTCGGTTCATTATCGGGCGGTTAATGAAAAGTTCATTCCTGAAATACTGGAAATAACCCGGAATGTCCGGCGGAAAATAGACCCATCCGTAAGATTGACTTACGGCAAAAAAGTGGTGGAGATAAGGCCTTCGATAAACGCTATTAACAAAGGCGAAGCATTCAGGTTTATTGCAAATAGTGTAAAAGCCGGGGGCAAACTGCTTGTTTATATCGGTGATGATAAAACCGATGAAGACGCTTTCAATCTTTTAAAGAGGCGCGGCGTAGGCATCTATGTCGGGAGCAAACTTCACAACACTTCAGCCCATTTTTATCTTAAGGATACCAATGATGTCAAGGTGTTCTTGGCATCATTACTGTAA